The Streptomyces rubrogriseus genomic sequence GGTCCTCGATCAGCGGCTTCTCGGGGTCGTAGCGGAAGGACACGTGGTCCAGTTCCACCCGCCCGCGCAGGTCCTCGGGCCGGGTGCCCGGGATCGGGTCGGCCGACTGCTCCTCGGCGTCGAGCAGCTCGAAGACCCGCTCCGCCGACGCCACGCCCGACTGCACCAGGTTCGCCATCGACGCGACCTGCGTCAGCGGCATCGAGAACTGCCGGGAGTACTGGATGAAGGCCTGCACGTCGCCGATGGACAGCTGGCCCGAGGCCACCCGCAGCCCGCCGACCACCGCGACCAGCACGTAGTTCAGGTTGGACACGCACATCATCAGCGGCTGCATGATCCCGCTGTTGAACTGCGCCTTGAACCCGGCCTCGTACAGCGCGTCGTTCTGCTCGGCGAACTGCTTCGCCGACTCCTCCTGGCGTCCGAACACCTTCACCAGCGCGTGCCCGGTGTACATCTCCTCGATGTGCGCGTTCAGCTGCCCCGTGGAGCGCCACTGCTGCACGAACTGCGGCTGCGACCGCTTGCCGACCCGCGTGGCCACCACGAAGGACAGCGGCACGGTCACCAGGGCGACCAGCGCCAGGATCCAGGAGACGTAGAACATCATCGCGAGCACGCCGATGATGGTGAGCAGTGAGTTGATCAGCTGGCCCATCGACTGCTGGAGCGTCTGCCCGATGTTGTCGATGTCGTTGGTGGCGCGGCTGAGCACCTCGCCGCGCTGGCGCTTGTCGAAGTAGGACAGCGGCAGCCGGGACAGCTTGGTCTGGACGTCCTCGCGCAGCCGGAACATCGTCCGGTTCACCGCCCGGTTCACCAGGCGGGTGGCCACCGCCATCAGCAGACCGGCCACCGCGAACGTCGCCAGCGCGAGCAGCAGCACCTCGCCCACCGCGCCGAAGTCGATGCCCTGCCCCGGGGTGAAGTCCGTGCTGCGGAGCATGTCGGCGACGTTGCCGTCACCGTGCTCGCGCATGTTGTCCAGAACCTGCTCCTTGGTGGCCCCGGACGGCATGTCCCGCCCGACGATGCCCGCGAAGACCAGGTCGGTGGCCCGGCCGAGGATCTTCGGCCCGACCACGTTGAGACCGACGCTGACGACGACGCACGCCAGCAGCGTGAACAGCGTCGCCTGCTCCGGCCGGAACTGGGAGACGAGCCGTTTGCTCGACCCCTTGAAGTCCATCGATCGCTGGTCGGGGCCGCCCCCGGCCATCATGCGACCCGCAGGCCCGGCCATCAGGCAGCCTCCGCTTCCGTCAGCTGGGAGAGCACGATCTCCCGGTAGGTCTCGTTGTCCGCCATCAGCTCGTGGTGCCGGCCCACGCCGACCACCCGCCCCTCGTCCAGCACGACGATCCGGTCCGCGTCCCGGATGGTCGCCACCCGCTGCGCCACGATGACCACGGTCGCCTCGGCGGTCTCCTGGGCCAGCTCGGCCCGCAGCGCCGCGTCGGTGGCGTAGTCGAGGGCGGAGAAGGAGTCGTCGAAGAGGTAGATCTCCGGGCGCTGGACCAGCGTCCGGGCGATCGCGAGCCGCTGGCGCTGACCGCCCGACACATTGGTGCCGCCCTGCGCGATCGGCGCGTCGAGCCCGCCCTCCAGCTCGGAGACGAACTCCTTGGCCTGCGCCACCGCCAGCGCGTGCCAGAGCTCCTCGTCCGTCGCGTCCGGATTGCCGTAGCGCAGATTGGTCGCGACGGTGCCGGCGAAGAGGTACGGCTTCTGCGGCACCAGGCTCACCACCTTGGCCAGCGTCTTCGGGTCGACGGTGCGCACGTCCACGCCGTTGACCAGGACCTCCCCGTCGGTGGCGTCGAAGAGCCGGGGGACCAGGCCCAGCAGCGTCGACTTGCCGCTGCCGGTCGAGCCGATGACGGCGGTCGTCTCGCCCGGCTTGGCCACCAGGTCGATGTGCCTGAGCACCGGCTCCTCGGCACCCGGGTAGCGGAAGCCCGCCTCCCGGATCTCCAGGTGCCCGTGCCGGCGCAGCTCGGTGACCGGGGCCACCGGCGGCACCACACTGCTCTCGGTCTCCAGGACCTCCTGGATGCGCTCGGCGCACACCTCCGCGCGCGGCACCATCATGAACATGAAGGTGGCCATCATCACGGACATGACGATCTGCATCAGATAGGCGAGGAACGCCGTCAGGTCGCCGATCTGCATCCCGCCGCTGTCGATCCGGTGGGCGCCGAACCACACCACCGCGATCGACGACAGGTTCACCACCGTCATGACCACCGGGAACATCAGCGCCAGCAGGTTGCCGGTGCCGAGGGCCACCTCGGTCAGCTCGGTGTTGGCCTTCCGGAAGCGCTGCTGCTCGTACTCGTCGCGCACGAAGGCGCGGATGACCCGGTTGCCGGTGATCTGCTCGCGCAGCACCCGGTTCACCGTGTCCAGGCGCACCTGCATCTTCCGGAACAGCGGGCGCAGCTTGCGCACGATCAGCGTGACGCAGATCGCCAGCACCGGCACGACCCCGAGCAGCACCCCGGACAGCGGCACGTCCAGACCGAGCGCCATCACGATGCCGCCCACGCACATGATCGGCGCCGACACCATCAGCGTGAACGTCATCAGGGCCAGCATCTGGACCTGCTGCACGTCGTTGGTGGTCCGGGTGATCAGCGAGGGCGCGCCGAAGTGGCCCACCTCGCGGGCCGAGAAGGACTGCACCCGGTCGAAGACGGCACCGCGCACGTCCCGGCCGAGGGCGGCCGCGGTGCGCGCCCCGTAGAAGACCGCGCCGATGTTGCAGACCACCTGGGCCAGCGAGATGCCGATCATCAGGGCGCCGTAGCTCAGGATGTAGCCCGAGTCACCCTTCACGACGCCCTCGTCGATGATGTCCGCGTTCAGGGTCGGCAGGTAGAGGGAGGCACAGGTCTGCAGGAACTGCAGCGCCACCAGCAGGGCGATGGGTTTCTTGTACGGCCTGAGATAGGTCCGCAGTAGTCGTATGAGCACACTGAGTCTCTCGGAGTCGGCGACAGGGGCCGCGGTTGGTTGCCCCTGGCCCCTATCGTCGGACACTCCACCCGCGTTACCTCAACCGATTAACCCAAGAGCGCGGCAAATTCCGGCCTACGAGCGGTAAGCCCGGCGTCAGAGCGCGCCCGGGTGCGTCTGCTCGCGCACCGACACGTACTGCTGGCGCACCGCCTGTCCCACCGCCAGCTCCTCGCCCGGCTCCAGGACCTGCGCCACCGCGCCCTGCCAGACCGGGGGAGTGCGCGGGTCCAGCGTGCCCTGGGAGACGCCCAGCGCCCAGGCCGCCTGCCGGGCCGATCCGATCGCCGCGTAGTCCGCGGGCTGCGGCACGACGACCTGCGTGCCGAACAGCGCGGGCGCCGCCGCCTGCACGGCCGGCAGCTCGGCCGCCGCACCCAGCAGGAACACCCGCCGTACGTCCACGCCCCGGCCGCGCAGCACGTCCAGGGCGTCGGCGAGACCGCACAGCATGCCCTCGAACGCGGCCCGCGCCAGGTGCTCCGGCCGCATCGACTCGCGCCTGAGGCCGGCCAGGGTCCCGGCGGTGTGCGGCAGGTTCGGCGTCCGCTCGCCCTCCAGATAGGGGAGCAGCACCAGCCCGTGCGATCCGGGCGTCGACTTCATCGCCAGCTCCGACAGGCTCTCCAGGTCCGGCACCCCGAGCAGTTCGGCGGTGCCGCGCAGCGCCCGTACGGCGTTCAGGGTGGTGACGACCGGCAGGTGCATGCCGGTGGCGTCGGCGAGGGAGGTGATCATGCCGTACTGGTCGACGAGCGCTTCCGGGTGCACGGCCATCACGGACCCGGAGGCGCCCAGCGACACCACCGCGTCGCCCAGCCCGATCCCGAGCCCGAAGGCGGCCGCCTGGGTCTCACCGGTTCCGGCGGAGATCAGCAGCCCCTCCGGCGTCGTACCGGCCGCGTCGGCCGGGCCGATCACCTCCGGCAGGATCGCCTGGTGCCCGAGCGCCAGCTCGACCAGATCGGGCCGGTAACCGCCGGTCGCAGCCGACCAGTACCCGGTGCCCGACGCCCCGCCCCGGTCGGTGGTCCGCCGGACCGGCCGCCCGAGCAGCTGCCACACCAGCCAGTCGTGCGCCTGGAGCAGTACGGCGGTCCGCGCGGCGGCCTCCGGCTCGGTCCGCGCCAGCCAGCGCAGCTTCGTCACCGGCTGCCCGGTCTGCGGCACCGAGCCCACCGCCTGCGCCCACGCCTCACGCCCGCCGAGCGCGTCGATCAGGTCGGCCGCCGCGACCTGGGAGCGCTTGTCGCCACCGACCATGGCCGGGCGCACGGTGTTGCCCTGGGCGTCCAGCGGCACGACCGAGTTGGCCTGCGCCGACACGCCGATGGCCTGCACGCCCTCGAGGAGCCCGCCGCCGGCCGCCTCCCCGAGGGACAGCAGCCAGGCCTGCGGATCGACGTCCGCGGGCCGGCCCCCGCCCTCGGGGCTCTCCAGCGGGTGCGGCGCGTAGCCCTGGCGCAGCACGGCACCCGTGTCCGAATCGCAGACGACGATACGAGTGAAATCGGGCGAACTGTCCAACCCGGCGACTATCCCCATACCCGAAATTCTGCCGCACCGGCCGGGGTCCCCGTACCGGGACCTCAGGTGTTGCTGGTGCCCCAGTCGTCGGGACCGCTGCCGTTGCTGCCGCGTTCCCGCAGCGAGCGGACCCGGTGGGCCACCGAGTCGGGCATCCGGTCGCCGACCTTGTCGCTCACCACGTGGTACGCCTTGTCGGCGAAGTGCCTGCCCTGCTGGGCGGCGGACTCCGCGGTGTTGCGCACGGCCGGGTTCTGCGCGACCTGCTGCGCGGACTTCCGCAACTGCTCGTAACGCTCCCGCCCGGCCTTCGTGCCGAGCACGTAACCCACCGCTAGTCCGACGACGAACGTGAGCCGGTATCGCATGGCGGCCACCCTTCCCTTCACTGGCTCCGGGGGTGCTGGCGAGTACCGATTGGCGGAGCACCCCCCTGCTTGCGCTAATGTATGTGTCGCAGCGAGCGCGCGCCCCCTGGCGAATACCCAGGCAGACGCGTTCGATGCGACACCGACATTCCTCGGTAGCTCAATTGGCAGAGCAGCCGGCTGTTAACCGGCAGGTTACTGGTTCGAGTCCAGTCCGGGGAGCTCGGTCCTCCGTAGCTCAATTGGCAGAGCAGCCGGCTGTTAACCGGCAGGTTACTGGTTCGAGTCCAGTCGGGGGAGCACCGTGAACGAGGACCCTCCGGGGTCCTTTTTCATGTGCCTCGAGACTGCCCTCGAGACCCGGGAACCACGCGGCACGCTGCGGAGTCCTCAAGGTCATGAAGGCAGCCGTGGAAGCCGACCATCCGAGGCAGGAGATCGTATGAGCGGCTATGCTGCGGCAGACGGCGCGCACACATGTACGCGACACGCCGCTATGGGGCGGTAGCTCAGCCGGTTAGAGCAGCGGACTCATAATCCGTCGGCCGTGGGTTCGAGTCCCACCCGCCCCACTCGTGCGCCTTGCCGCAGGAACGTTCTCACCTGTGCCGGGGTCTGAAACCCGGTCGGGGGCGAGCGCCCCCGGCGTCCCGGCGCCGTGAATCCGCCCCGTCCCTCGCGTGACACACGCCACACCGTGCCGCCTCGTAACGGGGCCGGGGCCAGGGAAGGAACCCACTGCCCGCGTGGCCCGGAGCCGCAGGGGTTCGGCGCGGGCCCGCCGTATCGTCGCTCGGGCGTCCACCGCCGCCGACACCGTCGGCGCCTGCCGTGCGGGGGTATCCGAAAGCCGCGTGCGGACCATCCGTACGGACAACGCGCACGGACAATGGGGGACTCGTATGAGAACGGTCGTGCTGGCGGTCGACGTGGTCCGCGAGAGCAGCGGCGCCCTCGCGGTGTCCTGGGAGCTGGACGGCGCGGGCCCGGTGGAACTGGCGGTCGGGCCGTCGCCCGAGGCCGTCGACCACGACCACCCGGTCGCCCGGGTCGACGGCGCCGTCCGGGCACTGCTGCCCGAGCCGGGGCCCGGACGGTGCTACGTGTCGGTCGCCCCCGTCGACGGCGGCGCCGCGGTGCTGGCCGCCGAACGCGTGGTGCCGCTGGAGGGCGCGAGCAACTTCCGGGACCTGGGCGGTTATCGCATCAGGGACGGCGGTCGCACCCGGTGGGGCATGGTCTTCCGGGCCGACGCGCCCGACCGGCTCACCGGAGCCGACCTCGCGGCGATCGGCGGGCTGGGCCTACGCACGGCGTACGACCTGCGCACCGACGGCGAGCGCGCGAAGGCGCCCTCCGTGCTCCCCCCCGTCGTCCGGCGCGTACCGTTCGCCATCGGCGGCGAGGCCTCGCGCCCCACACCGCTCGGCGAGTTGTTCCGCGGCGACCGGACGCGCGCCATCCCCGACGACTTCCTGTACCGGGTCTACCTGGACATGGTCGAACAGGACGCGGCCGTCTTCGGCCGGGTACTCACCGGGCTCGCCGAACCGGACGGCCTGCCCGCGGTGATCCACTGCACGGCGGGCAAGGACCGCACCGGCCTGGCGGCCGCGCTGCTGCTGTCGGTGCTCGGGGTGGACGACGCGACACTGCTGGACGACTACACGCTGAGCAGGCTCTACTTCAACGAACGCCGGATGGCCGGGCTGACGCCACGGCTCGCCGCGCTCGGCCTGGACGAGGAGCGCTATCACGCGGTGTTCGGCGCGCCGCGGGCCGCGATGGCGGCCACACTCGACCAACTGCGCCAACGGTACGCGTCGGTGGAGGAGTACCTCACCGGGCGGGCCGGCGTGACGCCCGGGACGATCGCCGCGCTGCGGGCACGACTGGTCGCGCCCGCAGCGGACACGCCGGGCCGGACCGCGCCGCCCGAGCTCCGAGGCGCCGGTCCGGCGGAGCCGGGTCAGACGGGGGCCGCCCAGTCGATCCGGTAGTCGTGGACCCAGTCGAGCGAGCCGTCGGGCAGCCTGCCGTGCAGCTTGGCGGCCGACGCGCGGGCACCGAGCGCGACGATGCCCTCGACGCGTTCCCTGCGCAGCTGTTCGTAACGGGCCAGTGCCCGGGGCACCGGAAGCTCCCGCAGGCACTTTGCAAGCACCACCGCGTCCTCCAGAGCCATCGACGAGCCCTGACCCGAGGTCGGCGTGGTCGCGTGCGCGGCGTCGCCGAGAAGGACCATCCGGTCCCGCCACCAGCGCGGCACCTCGGGCAGATCGTGGGTGGCCAGCGCGTACAGGTCGCTGTGGGTCGCGCGGACCAGGTCCCGCACGAATGAGGGCGCTTCGGCGAAGGCGTCCAGCAGCCGCTCGGTGAGCACGGCGCGGTCCATCGCCGCCAGCTCGGCCCGGCTCGGCTCCGCGCCCCAGGGCAGATTGGCGAACCACCACACCGCGTGCCGCGGCGAGGCCGCGTAGCCGAAGAAGCCCTTGCGGGCGCGGACGAAGTGAAGCTGTGCCGGTTCACCCGGGGTCGGCACCCCGGAGGCGAAGCCGCCGAGGTTGAGCAGCGGGACGTAGCGTGCGGACGGCGCCGCGGGATCGATGAGCGACCTGGTGCGGGAGCGGATGCCGTCGCAGCCGACGAGGAGGTCGCCCACGGCGGAGGTGCCGTCGGCGAAGTGTGCGGTCACACCGTCGGCGGTGGTGTCGGCGTCGACCAGCCTGCGGTCGTGCTCGACGCGCGCGCCGCGCGCCACCGCCGCCTCGCGCAGCAGCCGGTAGAGCGCGACGCGGCGGATCGGCACGAATCCGGAGGGTCCGGCCGCCCCCGTGAGCGAACGACGCAGCGCCGTCTCCTTGAGCCCCAGGGCGTCGAGCGCCGAGAGGCCGTTCGGGGCGATCATCACCCACAGCCCGACGTCCTTGTCCTCGCGCGGGCGGGCCTCGTGGACGGTGACGTCCACACCGATCTTGCGCAGCGCGACGGCGGTGGCCGGGCCGGCCACCCCGCCGCCGGCGATCAGGACGTGCATGTCGGCTGGTTCCTCTCTCGTCCGCCGGCGCGGGCATGGGCGATCCGGCCGCCGAACAGATCGGGCAGCGAAGGGTCGAGCGCGTAGCGTGCCAGGCAGTCCCGCCATCCGATGTCGGCGACGCGGTCGAACCCGGCGCCGGTCAGGTCGGCGGCGATCTCGGCCGGGGTGAAGAACGACCGCCACGGCTCGCCCGTCCGGGCCATGGCCTCGGCCTGCGCCACCAGCGCCGGCCTGCGGTCCGGCGGCAGCGCGTCGGGCGGCTGGTTGTAGTCGAGGACCAGCTCCGCCGCGGCGGGGAGCCCCGCCACGAAACGGGCGGTGGTCAGCAATGCATCCCTGGTCAGGTAGGGGGCCACCCCCAGCAGCAGGAAGAACGCCGGCGCGTCCCGGTCGAAACCGGCCGCGGCGAGAGCGGCCTCCGCGGTCTGCTCGGCCAGGTCGACCGGGCAGAACACCGCCGTGTCCGGCACCTCGATGCCGGCCGCGGCCAGGCGTTCGCGCTTCCACGCCTGGGTGGCCGGGTGATCGACCTCGAACACCCGCAGCCCGGGGTCGCGGTTGCGGCAGGCGAAGGTGTCCAGGCCCGCCCCGAGGACGACCACCTGCCGGGTGCGCGGGGCGGCCCGCAGCGCGTCCTCGGCCACCCGCTGGCGCAGCGCCATGAACAGCCGGACCTCGGCGGGCATGCCGGCGGCGGCGCCCGGCGCGGGAGGGCCGCCGGACCCCTCGACGATGCGCGTCGCCAAGGGGTCGGCGAACACGCGGGGCGAGTCCTCCGTCTGGTGCACGGCACGCGCGCGCGCCGAACTGAGCGCGGTACGGCTGGGCCGGCCCGTCAGCATCACCGATCGCCTCCTGTCGTCACCAGCCGCAGCCGCCGGGCATGCGTGATCAGCTCCGCGCGTCTGCTGACCCCGAGCTTGACCTTGATCGACGCCCGCTGCGCCTCGATGGTGCGCACGGACAGGCCGAGCTCGTCGGCTATCTGCCGATGAGTCAGGCCGTCCGCGATCAGTCCGAGCACCTCGCGCTCCCGGCCGCTCAGCGGGCTGTCGGGGTCGGTGCGGTGGTCGAACAGGGCGGCGCCGAGGGCCGGATGCAGGTACCGGCCGCCCCCGACGAGGGTGTCGACCGCGGCGACGAGTTCCTCGGCGGCGGCGTCCTTGGGCAGGAACCCGTGCGCACCCGCGGCGAGTGACCGCCGGGCCGAAGCCGGGTCGTTGTGCATGGTCAGGATCAGTACCCGGGTGTTCGGCGACACCGCCCGCACGGTGGGCAGGATCCCGAGACTGAGGGTGCCGAGGAAGCTCAGGTCGAGCAGCAGCACGGTGGGCCGGTGCCGCTTCACCTGGTCGACGGTGCCGGCCAGGTCGGCCGCCTCGCCCACGATCAGGTGGCGGTCGTCGTCGAGCAGGGTGCGGATGCCGCACCGCACGACGGGGTGGTCGTCGCAGATCAAGACGGTCGGCGGACGGCTGGCGTCCCGTGCGGTCATGGGTGGACCTTCCCCTTGGATACCGGTTGTCTGGGCAGCACCAAGGTGACGAACGTGCCCGTGCGACGGGACCGGACGTCCAGGGAACCGCCCGCCTCCCTCGCCTGGGCGGACATGGCGGTCAGCCCGAAGCGGGAGCGGGCGGCGTCCGGCGCGAAGCCCCCGCCGTCGTCGTGCACCGCGCAGACCAGCCGGTCCCCGCGTGCGGTGACGGTCACCCAGGCGTGTGTGGCGCCACTGTGCTTGGCGGTGTTGTGCAACGCCTCGCGGACGATCCGATAGGCGGTCAGGTCGTTCCCCGACCACCGGCCGGGCGGTGCGGTGCGGCTGTCGACGCGGATGCGGATGCCCGTGACCGACCGCAGGTGCTCGGCGGTGGCGGTCAGCGCGCTGGGCAGGTCGGGTTGCGGTGGTGCGGACGCGGCCGAGCCGCTGATCAGGCCGCGCAGGCCGGCGATCTCGTGGTCCAGCAGGAGCCTGAGTTCCGCGCCCAGCTCGCGGGGCAGCGGACCGTCCTGGGCGAGCGCCCGGTCCAGTCGGATGCGCGCGATCGCCAGGGACTGAAGTACGCCGTCGTGCAGTTGTTGGGCCAGCGGGGGCGGCACCGCGCTCATCGCGTCTCCGGGGAACGGGCCGTGAAGAGGCAGACCGCACCTACGCGTGCGGTCTCGACGTCGGTGAACCGGGCGCGCAACTGCTCGTCCAGGGCCGCCGTCCCGTCGCCGAGGTTGTTGAAGACCCCGCTGCGGTTGAGCTTGGCCAGCAGCTTGCCGGAGCGCCGCGTGTGGTGGGGGCCCTCGCCCAGCACCGTGCTGCCGAACACCCGGGCACCGGGCCGCAGGAACGGCGCCACGTGGTCGAAGACGACCGACTTCTCCGCCATGGTCCCGGGCAGACAGTGCAGCAGGAAGTTCAGGCCGACCGAGTCGAACCGCGCCGGGCCCGCGGCCAGGGGCCGGAACGCGTCACCGACCAAGGTCTCGGGGCGATACCGCCTGATCCGGTGCGCGGCGGTGGCCAGCGCCACCTCGTTGAGGTCGAGCAGCGTGATCGAGGGAGTCCGAACCGGGAACCGGCAGCGGTCCAGGAACCAGCCGGTGCCCGGACCGATGTCCAGGTGCGACGCGCCGACCTGCCGGTCGTAGTGGGCCAGCATGCGGCCCGGCGGGCAACGCCACATGAGGCGGCTCATCAGGCCGAGCACGAACAGGTCGTAGGCGGCGAGCATCGGGCGGCGGTAGAAGGCGGCGGCGGTCTGAACACGGGCTTCGGTCGACTCGGGAAGCCCGGTTCGCGCGTGGTTCGGCTCCATGTCCCTCGTTTCGGTCTCAGTCATGGGTCGCGGTGACGAACTGGCCACCGGTCAGCCGGCCGTCGGGCCGTCCGTAGCGGGGTCCCAGCTCGGCGCGTTCGGTGATCCGGAGGGTCCAGCCGTGGCCGGCCACCCAGTCCCGGCCGCCGGGGCCGAGGCCGCCGCGGACCAGGGCGCTGATCCGGGCCGCGCCGGGGGTGGCGGCGGCCTTCGGGTCCGGCCCCGGCTTGTCGGAGTGCTCGAAGACCAGCCTGCTGCCGGGCGCGGACAGCCGGCCGATCTCGCCGATCACCCGCCGGGCCTGCTCGGCGCTCAGATAGGGCAGCACTCCCTCGGCCACCCACGCGGTCGGCCGGTGCGCGGCGAAGGCGGTCTCCCCGAGCCGCGTGGCGAAGTCCTCGCGCAGGTCGGTGGGGACGGCGGTGCGCGAACGGGCGGTCACCGGGGCACCGGCGTCGGTGAGCACCCGGTCCTTGAAGGCGAACACCGACGGCGTGTCCACCTCGTACACGTCGGCGTCCGGCAGCGGCAGCCGGAAGGCGCGCGCGTCGAGGCCCGCGCCGAGCAGCACCACCTGGGTACAGCCGCCTGCCGCGGCGTCCCGCACGAAGTCGTCGATGAACCGGGTGCGCACCACCCCTCTGCTGTAGAACAGGTCGACCCAGGAGACCAGCGACGACCACTCGTCGGCGTCGAGCGTCGCCCTGGCCGCGTCCACGAACGACTGGGCGTACGGGTCGTGGAACATACGGTCCGAGCGGTCGGACTCCATGGCCCGGGCCATGGCCACCGCGACCGCGGTGACCCCGGCGCCGGCCGGCGTCCTCGCCGGTGCTGCTGATGCGTCCATTCGCATCTCCTCACACCCGTGGAAAACAATTGAAGTAAGTGAAGCATCGCGCCCGAAAAGGCGTCAATCTATTCCCCAGGCAGGTGTTAAGTCATTCCCGAGGATAGGTCGGCCTCATTCTCGAGAACGAACCGATTTGGTTCTCCTGGCTGAAGATTGTCCGCGAGATTTCCACGTAGTCTGAGAAGCGGGTTCGCTACCTAAATGTGAGGGGAATGGGCGTGTCGGTATTCACAATTGACCAACTGATGGAAATCCTGGTCGTCAAGGCAGGGCTCCCCCGGTCCGCGGTCACCGCCGATCCCGGAGCCACGATGAGTGACGTGGACCTGGACTCGCTGGCGTATCTGCAGCTCAGGGTGGAGATCGAGGACCGCCACGGGATCGAGATCGGCGAGGAGTACGCGAAGGCGACCTTCGGCGAGCTGGTGAGGCTGGTCAACGAGGGACTGAGCGAGCACGCGCGATGAGCGACGAGCGACGCGTAGCGGTCACCGGGATCGGTGTGGTCGCGCCCGGTGGCCCCACGCGCAAGGCGTTCTGGCAGCTGATCACCGACGGGCGCACCGCGACCCGGCGCATCTCCCTGTTCGACCCGGCGCGGTTCCGCTCCCAGCTCGCCGCCGAGGTCGACTTCGACCCGGTCGCCATGGGCCTGACCCCGCAGGAGGTGTTCCGCACCGACCGGTCCGTCCAGTTCGCGCTGGTCGCCGCCGACGAGGCGATGGCCGACGCCGGCCTGACGCCGGGCGGCGGGTTCGACCCGGAACGCACGGCGGTGTGCCTGGGCAGCGCGGTCGGCGCGAGCACCCGCCTGGAGGACGAGTACGTGGTGGCCAGCGACGGCGGTGCCAAGTGGTTGGTCGACCCGGAGTACACCACCGGCTTCCTCTACGAGGCGTGGGTGCCGAGCAGCCTGGCGGCCGAGGTCGCCTGCCGCTACGGCGCGCACGGGCCGGCCTCGGTGGTCTCCACCGGCTGCACGTCCGGCATCGACGCGCTCGGGCAGGCGTACCAGCTCATCCAGGACGACCTGGCCGACCTCGTGATCGCCGGGGCGAGCGACGCTCCCATCACACCGATCTCGATGGCCTGCTTCGACGCCATCGGCGCCACCAGCGCGCGCAACGACGATCCCGAGCACGCTTCCCGGCCCTTCGACGCGACGCGCGACGGGTTCGTGATGGGCGAGGGGTCGGCGGTGCTGATCCTGGAGGAGTACGAGCACGCACGGCGGCGCGGGGCACACGTCTACGCCGAGATCCGCGGCTACGCCAACCGGTGCAACGCCTTCCACATGACCGGACTGCGCCCGGACGGCGCCGAGATGGCCGCCGCGATCGGCAGCGCGCTCGACCAGGCACGGCTGGACCCCACCGACCTGGACTACGTGAACGCGCACGGCTCGGGCACCAAGCAGAACGACCGGCACGAGACCGCCGCCTTCAAGGAGAGTCTCGGCGCCCACGCCTACCAGGTGCCGGTCAGCTCGATCAAGTCCATGGTCGGGCACTCGCTCGGCGCGATCGGCTCGATCGAGGTGGCCGCGACCGCGTTGGCCATCGAGCACCACGTGGTGCCGCCCACGGCCAACTACTCCAGTCCCGACCCGCTGTGCGACCTGGACTACGTGCCCCACACCGCACGCAACCAGCGGGTCGACACCGCGCTCTCGGTCGGCAGCGGCTTCGGCGGGTTCCAGTCGGCGATCGTGCTGGCTCGGGTGAGCTGATG encodes the following:
- a CDS encoding ABC transporter ATP-binding protein codes for the protein MAGPAGRMMAGGGPDQRSMDFKGSSKRLVSQFRPEQATLFTLLACVVVSVGLNVVGPKILGRATDLVFAGIVGRDMPSGATKEQVLDNMREHGDGNVADMLRSTDFTPGQGIDFGAVGEVLLLALATFAVAGLLMAVATRLVNRAVNRTMFRLREDVQTKLSRLPLSYFDKRQRGEVLSRATNDIDNIGQTLQQSMGQLINSLLTIIGVLAMMFYVSWILALVALVTVPLSFVVATRVGKRSQPQFVQQWRSTGQLNAHIEEMYTGHALVKVFGRQEESAKQFAEQNDALYEAGFKAQFNSGIMQPLMMCVSNLNYVLVAVVGGLRVASGQLSIGDVQAFIQYSRQFSMPLTQVASMANLVQSGVASAERVFELLDAEEQSADPIPGTRPEDLRGRVELDHVSFRYDPEKPLIEDLSLKVEPGHTVAIVGPTGAGKTTLVNLLMRFYEVSGGRITLDGVDIAKMSRDELRAGIGMVLQDTWLFGGTIAENIAYGASREVTRGEIEEAARAAHADRFVRTLPDGYDTVIDDEGTGVSAGEKQLITIARAFLSDPVILVLDEATSSVDTRTEVLIQKAMAKLAHGRTSFVIAHRLSTIRDADTILVMEDGAIVEQGAHTELLAADGAYARLYKAQFAEAVAEVG
- a CDS encoding ABC transporter ATP-binding protein, which codes for MLIRLLRTYLRPYKKPIALLVALQFLQTCASLYLPTLNADIIDEGVVKGDSGYILSYGALMIGISLAQVVCNIGAVFYGARTAAALGRDVRGAVFDRVQSFSAREVGHFGAPSLITRTTNDVQQVQMLALMTFTLMVSAPIMCVGGIVMALGLDVPLSGVLLGVVPVLAICVTLIVRKLRPLFRKMQVRLDTVNRVLREQITGNRVIRAFVRDEYEQQRFRKANTELTEVALGTGNLLALMFPVVMTVVNLSSIAVVWFGAHRIDSGGMQIGDLTAFLAYLMQIVMSVMMATFMFMMVPRAEVCAERIQEVLETESSVVPPVAPVTELRRHGHLEIREAGFRYPGAEEPVLRHIDLVAKPGETTAVIGSTGSGKSTLLGLVPRLFDATDGEVLVNGVDVRTVDPKTLAKVVSLVPQKPYLFAGTVATNLRYGNPDATDEELWHALAVAQAKEFVSELEGGLDAPIAQGGTNVSGGQRQRLAIARTLVQRPEIYLFDDSFSALDYATDAALRAELAQETAEATVVIVAQRVATIRDADRIVVLDEGRVVGVGRHHELMADNETYREIVLSQLTEAEAA
- a CDS encoding xylulokinase; protein product: MGIVAGLDSSPDFTRIVVCDSDTGAVLRQGYAPHPLESPEGGGRPADVDPQAWLLSLGEAAGGGLLEGVQAIGVSAQANSVVPLDAQGNTVRPAMVGGDKRSQVAAADLIDALGGREAWAQAVGSVPQTGQPVTKLRWLARTEPEAAARTAVLLQAHDWLVWQLLGRPVRRTTDRGGASGTGYWSAATGGYRPDLVELALGHQAILPEVIGPADAAGTTPEGLLISAGTGETQAAAFGLGIGLGDAVVSLGASGSVMAVHPEALVDQYGMITSLADATGMHLPVVTTLNAVRALRGTAELLGVPDLESLSELAMKSTPGSHGLVLLPYLEGERTPNLPHTAGTLAGLRRESMRPEHLARAAFEGMLCGLADALDVLRGRGVDVRRVFLLGAAAELPAVQAAAPALFGTQVVVPQPADYAAIGSARQAAWALGVSQGTLDPRTPPVWQGAVAQVLEPGEELAVGQAVRQQYVSVREQTHPGAL
- a CDS encoding YtxH domain-containing protein — encoded protein: MRYRLTFVVGLAVGYVLGTKAGRERYEQLRKSAQQVAQNPAVRNTAESAAQQGRHFADKAYHVVSDKVGDRMPDSVAHRVRSLRERGSNGSGPDDWGTSNT
- a CDS encoding tyrosine-protein phosphatase — its product is MRTVVLAVDVVRESSGALAVSWELDGAGPVELAVGPSPEAVDHDHPVARVDGAVRALLPEPGPGRCYVSVAPVDGGAAVLAAERVVPLEGASNFRDLGGYRIRDGGRTRWGMVFRADAPDRLTGADLAAIGGLGLRTAYDLRTDGERAKAPSVLPPVVRRVPFAIGGEASRPTPLGELFRGDRTRAIPDDFLYRVYLDMVEQDAAVFGRVLTGLAEPDGLPAVIHCTAGKDRTGLAAALLLSVLGVDDATLLDDYTLSRLYFNERRMAGLTPRLAALGLDEERYHAVFGAPRAAMAATLDQLRQRYASVEEYLTGRAGVTPGTIAALRARLVAPAADTPGRTAPPELRGAGPAEPGQTGAAQSIR